In Gemmatimonadaceae bacterium, one DNA window encodes the following:
- a CDS encoding SpoIID/LytB domain-containing protein translates to MARARAAIGALAALVACGATALPDPDRRAQAEQDGPPIRVALSLSAPTATIGATGAWRVYAADGRTLLYRPSARDSWRFEPAGGRVRGASQSGFSMPARSGGVVLRPVDPTAFLLLNRRRYRGEIVIAPAGTALLVVNRLGLESYLRGVVPLEIGRRARSELAAIKAQAVVARSYAHTRIRTSAARPFDLVGTVTNQVYGGADAETALTDSAIAYTRGLVLHYGRQPVDAPYFASCGGSTAAGGELFPGGDRPYLRAVSDRIPGSDSHYCDIYPRKEWTRTIEAAQVNASLEKYLREYIAGLRGGPGRAIAIDEAGRTRSGRLEALRIRTDRGSHYLRGNSARFVVRPADGEILPSTYFSAQSVRAANGDLIRVTFTGRGNGHGVGMCQWGAIGRARAGQSWESILQTYYPGTRLEALY, encoded by the coding sequence GTGGCTAGAGCGCGCGCCGCGATCGGCGCGCTGGCCGCGCTCGTCGCCTGCGGGGCGACGGCGCTGCCGGATCCGGACCGGCGCGCGCAGGCGGAGCAAGATGGTCCCCCGATTCGAGTCGCGCTGTCTCTGTCCGCGCCCACCGCGACGATCGGCGCGACGGGCGCATGGCGCGTGTATGCGGCGGACGGGCGAACCCTCCTGTATCGTCCCTCGGCGCGGGACAGCTGGCGCTTCGAGCCCGCCGGCGGCCGCGTGCGCGGCGCATCGCAGAGCGGCTTCTCCATGCCGGCGCGCAGCGGTGGCGTAGTCCTCCGTCCCGTGGATCCCACCGCGTTCCTGCTGCTCAATCGCAGGCGCTACCGGGGCGAGATCGTCATCGCGCCCGCGGGAACGGCGCTGCTGGTTGTCAACCGGCTGGGGTTGGAGAGCTATCTACGCGGCGTTGTGCCCCTGGAGATCGGGCGCCGCGCGCGGTCCGAGCTGGCGGCGATCAAAGCGCAGGCCGTCGTAGCGCGCAGCTATGCGCACACGCGCATCCGGACCTCCGCCGCGCGTCCCTTTGATCTCGTCGGCACGGTCACCAACCAGGTGTACGGCGGCGCGGACGCGGAGACGGCGCTGACCGACAGCGCGATCGCGTACACGCGCGGGCTCGTCCTGCACTACGGTCGCCAGCCCGTCGATGCTCCGTACTTCGCCAGCTGCGGCGGAAGCACGGCGGCCGGGGGAGAGCTATTCCCGGGTGGGGATCGCCCGTACCTGCGGGCGGTGAGCGACAGGATCCCCGGAAGCGACAGCCATTACTGCGACATCTATCCGCGCAAGGAGTGGACGCGCACCATCGAGGCCGCGCAGGTGAACGCTTCGCTGGAGAAGTACCTGCGCGAGTACATCGCGGGGCTGCGCGGCGGTCCCGGCCGCGCGATAGCGATAGACGAAGCCGGGCGCACGCGGTCGGGCCGCCTCGAGGCGCTGCGGATCCGCACCGACCGCGGCTCGCACTACCTGCGGGGCAACAGCGCGCGCTTTGTCGTTCGACCGGCGGATGGCGAGATTCTGCCCAGTACCTATTTTTCCGCTCAGTCGGTTCGGGCCGCGAACGGCGATCTCATCCGCGTGACCTTCACGGGGCGGGGCAACGGCCACGGCGTAGGCATGTGCCAGTGGGGCGCCATCGGCCGTGCGCGCGCCGGCCAGAGCTGGGAGAGCATTCTGCAGACTTATTATCCGGGGACGAGACTGGAGGCATTGTACTGA
- a CDS encoding Gfo/Idh/MocA family oxidoreductase has translation MTQPIRLGLVGAGAIAQLAHLPALSKLRGGQLVALCDNDGPKAGALAERFDVPHVFTDLQDMLELDELDAVIIATPNHLHEPHVLSALRAKVDVLCERPLAMNALGVERILEAAERTGRKVVVGNNHRFRNDVQQLSRFLYGGELGRVTGMRAGEYRFRTSREGWRFRRAEAGGGAFFEHGFPLLDLAMWLAGFPEPVRVTAYSDRQSSPGGVEDSMLVHLECAAKVDFTFDINWCYIGQDERWWFEVLGNRGSARLAPLRVVKDLNGKPTDVSPTGAAARESVFLQSYRAELAHFVALLTGAAEYEPPTDQLKLHRIIEAIYRSAGEGAEIRF, from the coding sequence ATGACTCAACCCATTCGCCTCGGTCTCGTTGGCGCGGGCGCCATAGCGCAGCTTGCGCACCTGCCCGCGCTGTCGAAGCTGCGCGGCGGCCAGCTCGTGGCGCTGTGCGACAACGACGGCCCGAAGGCGGGCGCGCTCGCCGAGCGGTTCGACGTGCCGCACGTGTTCACCGATCTCCAGGACATGCTCGAGCTGGACGAGCTGGACGCTGTGATCATCGCGACTCCCAACCACCTGCACGAGCCGCACGTTTTGAGCGCGCTCAGGGCGAAGGTGGACGTGCTGTGCGAGCGCCCGCTGGCGATGAACGCGCTCGGGGTCGAGCGAATCCTCGAGGCGGCGGAGCGAACGGGCCGGAAGGTGGTCGTCGGCAACAACCACCGGTTCCGCAACGACGTGCAGCAGCTGAGCCGCTTCCTGTACGGCGGCGAGCTGGGGCGCGTGACCGGCATGCGCGCCGGTGAATACCGGTTCCGCACGTCGCGCGAAGGGTGGCGCTTCCGGCGCGCGGAGGCGGGCGGGGGCGCGTTCTTCGAGCACGGCTTCCCGCTGCTCGACCTCGCCATGTGGCTGGCTGGATTCCCCGAGCCCGTGCGGGTAACCGCGTACTCGGACCGGCAGTCCTCGCCTGGCGGCGTCGAGGATTCAATGCTCGTGCATCTCGAGTGCGCGGCGAAGGTCGACTTCACGTTCGACATCAACTGGTGCTACATCGGCCAGGACGAGCGCTGGTGGTTCGAGGTCCTCGGCAACCGCGGCAGCGCGCGCCTCGCGCCGCTGCGCGTCGTGAAGGACCTGAACGGCAAGCCGACCGACGTGTCGCCGACGGGCGCGGCCGCCCGTGAGAGCGTGTTTCTCCAGTCATACCGCGCGGAGCTGGCGCATTTCGTCGCGCTGTTGACCGGCGCGGCCGAGTACGAACCGCCCACCGATCAGCTCAAGCTCCACAGGATCATCGAGGCGATCTACCGCTCAGCCGGCGAGGGAGCGGAGATCAGATTTTGA
- the lnt gene encoding apolipoprotein N-acyltransferase: protein MKLRAWVPTRSEAIAVAVSAGLFAIAFPPFELLLPAFVCLVPLGVHVARLADRDGTGREAARAGLWFTLLGYGCNIYWIAVALSLFTNLAFLGYAAALVWLAPFGALTVAVLFTARRHTGWPMALLLPLTWVSFELVLNYLSDLSFPWLPLGLSLSGWPVLAQAADLSGVRGLSFWIAATNGLIVDAWHAARTLPAAERVRPIAQRAAIALVLALAVIGYGVWRMRTIELTPLARVTVVQPNIPEEDKLRAEDKDKYLGIAGRITREELARTRTDLVVWPETAVPDFLWRNPHWADSLRATVGTSGVPILFGFLDSTMPGPHGFEYYNAAALTDGLGNLSRQPPYRKAFLVPIVERVPFVNPAWFARFNYFGSFGRGVDPVPFTLPFGTVGVLICYESIFPQLSRKYLTDGVSLLVNVTNDAWFGRSTAPYQHFAHLPIRAIENRLPIARSANTGISAYIDPLGRVHGATPLQVEGAWTHTVERAGVTTLYSRLGDWLSWLSAAVVIAVLALGLARTRAERRRAAGT, encoded by the coding sequence GTGAAGCTGCGCGCCTGGGTTCCCACGCGGAGCGAAGCGATCGCAGTCGCCGTTTCCGCGGGGCTATTCGCGATCGCGTTCCCGCCGTTCGAGCTGCTGCTCCCCGCGTTCGTTTGTCTCGTTCCGTTGGGCGTGCACGTCGCCCGGCTGGCCGACCGCGACGGCACCGGCCGGGAGGCGGCGCGCGCCGGGCTCTGGTTCACGCTGCTCGGCTACGGCTGCAACATCTACTGGATCGCCGTCGCGCTGTCGCTGTTCACCAATCTCGCGTTCCTGGGATACGCGGCGGCCCTCGTCTGGCTGGCGCCGTTCGGCGCGCTCACGGTCGCGGTGCTGTTCACCGCGCGCCGGCACACCGGCTGGCCGATGGCGCTGCTGCTCCCGCTGACCTGGGTCTCGTTCGAGCTCGTGCTCAACTATCTGAGCGACCTCTCGTTCCCGTGGCTGCCGCTCGGGCTCTCGCTGTCCGGGTGGCCGGTGCTCGCGCAGGCGGCGGACCTGAGTGGGGTGCGCGGCCTCAGCTTCTGGATCGCGGCGACGAACGGCTTGATCGTGGACGCCTGGCACGCGGCGCGTACCCTGCCGGCCGCGGAGCGCGTGCGTCCGATCGCGCAGCGCGCCGCGATCGCGCTCGTGCTCGCGCTGGCGGTTATCGGCTACGGCGTCTGGCGAATGCGCACCATCGAGCTGACACCGCTCGCGCGCGTAACCGTCGTTCAGCCCAACATCCCGGAGGAGGACAAGCTCCGCGCGGAAGACAAGGACAAGTACCTGGGGATCGCAGGGCGCATCACGCGCGAGGAGCTGGCCCGCACGCGCACCGACCTCGTCGTCTGGCCGGAGACCGCGGTGCCGGACTTTCTCTGGCGCAACCCGCACTGGGCCGATTCGCTGCGCGCGACGGTTGGTACCAGTGGCGTGCCGATTCTGTTCGGCTTTCTGGACTCGACGATGCCGGGGCCGCACGGCTTCGAGTATTACAACGCGGCGGCGCTGACCGACGGGCTGGGAAATCTCTCCCGCCAACCGCCGTATCGAAAAGCGTTTCTCGTGCCGATCGTGGAGCGCGTACCGTTCGTGAATCCGGCCTGGTTCGCGCGCTTCAACTATTTTGGCTCGTTCGGCCGCGGCGTGGACCCCGTCCCCTTCACGCTGCCGTTCGGGACCGTCGGCGTGCTCATCTGCTACGAGTCCATCTTCCCGCAGCTCTCGCGCAAGTACCTCACGGACGGCGTCTCGCTGCTGGTCAACGTGACGAACGACGCGTGGTTCGGGCGCAGCACGGCGCCGTACCAGCACTTCGCGCATCTCCCGATCCGCGCGATCGAGAACCGGCTCCCCATCGCCCGCTCGGCCAACACCGGCATCTCGGCCTATATCGATCCACTGGGCCGGGTGCACGGAGCCACGCCGCTCCAGGTGGAAGGGGCCTGGACGCACACGGTCGAGCGTGCCGGGGTTACGACGCTCTACAGCCGGCTCGGGGATTGGCTCAGCTGGTTGAGCGCGGCCGTCGTGATCGCGGTTCTGGCGCTTGGATTGGCCCGGACGCGGGCCGAGCGGCGGAGAGCGGCCGGCACCTGA
- a CDS encoding DUF5715 family protein: protein MTRKGLQSGSRWLVVAFLFAACSGREGDAAPVEGGPEERAAAQREGNAAESAFTRELTRIQARADSIDAIFQPLPLLRPQQESALRRFDNDAQLVAARRLGIPANTPRQAVERMVADGRMARLADSTDHWMVRKLDHSSPYLTPDGAAALREIAQRFQQALARRGLPAYRLEVTSALRSAEDQAVLRAGNVNAAAGESTHQYGTTFDVAYSAFAPPAEPLVTPSLPEALWLEPHLVWVAGTLAETVAARRSRELMAILGNVLLEMQGEGKIMVTLERLQPVYHVTVARRY from the coding sequence GTGACCCGGAAGGGTTTGCAGTCGGGGAGTAGATGGCTCGTCGTTGCCTTCCTGTTCGCTGCTTGCAGCGGACGGGAAGGCGACGCGGCCCCGGTAGAGGGCGGCCCCGAAGAGCGCGCCGCGGCGCAACGCGAGGGCAATGCGGCGGAGAGCGCGTTCACGAGGGAGCTCACGCGGATCCAGGCGAGGGCGGATTCGATCGACGCGATCTTCCAACCACTGCCGCTGCTCCGGCCGCAGCAGGAGTCGGCCCTCCGCCGCTTCGACAACGACGCGCAGCTCGTCGCGGCCAGGCGGCTCGGCATTCCCGCGAACACACCGCGTCAGGCGGTTGAGCGCATGGTCGCCGACGGGCGCATGGCTCGACTCGCGGACAGCACGGACCACTGGATGGTGCGGAAGCTCGACCACTCGTCTCCCTATCTCACGCCCGATGGGGCGGCCGCGCTGCGCGAGATCGCGCAGCGCTTTCAGCAAGCGCTCGCGCGGAGGGGACTGCCCGCGTACCGGCTCGAGGTGACCTCGGCACTGCGCAGCGCGGAGGATCAGGCGGTGCTGCGGGCCGGCAACGTGAACGCGGCCGCGGGCGAGAGCACGCACCAGTACGGGACAACTTTCGACGTGGCCTACAGCGCGTTCGCGCCCCCGGCCGAGCCCCTTGTCACACCTTCGCTCCCGGAAGCGCTCTGGCTCGAGCCGCACCTCGTCTGGGTGGCTGGGACGCTGGCCGAAACGGTCGCCGCGCGCCGGTCGCGGGAGCTGATGGCGATCCTCGGCAACGTCCTGCTGGAAATGCAGGGGGAGGGGAAGATCATGGTCACCCTCGAGCGGCTCCAGCCCGTGTATCACGTGACGGTCGCGCGGCGCTATTGA
- a CDS encoding DUF72 domain-containing protein — protein sequence MKIIAGTSGYSFKEWKGSFYPADIKPDGMLAFYATRFPTVEINNTFYRMPRENVLLDWAAQVPDGFTFAIKASQRITHHARLKPEFAADLLGFLLKNTAVLEDHLGPILFQLPPNMKKDFDRLRGFLDLLPAERKFVIEFRHDSWFEEDVYDALRARDVAMCVAEQEEFKCPIVPTASWGYLRLHRFDYGAAALAEWVKCVAGQPWTDAYVYFKHDEGVGSGPPAVDAFVAAVKAQT from the coding sequence GTGAAGATCATCGCCGGAACCAGCGGCTACTCGTTCAAGGAGTGGAAGGGCTCGTTCTACCCGGCCGACATCAAGCCGGACGGAATGCTCGCGTTCTACGCGACCAGGTTTCCGACCGTAGAGATCAACAACACGTTTTACCGGATGCCGCGCGAGAACGTGCTGCTGGACTGGGCGGCGCAGGTGCCGGACGGCTTCACCTTCGCGATCAAGGCCAGCCAGCGGATCACGCACCACGCGCGGCTCAAGCCCGAATTCGCGGCGGACCTGCTCGGCTTCCTCCTGAAGAACACGGCGGTGCTGGAGGACCATCTCGGCCCCATCCTCTTTCAGCTGCCGCCGAACATGAAGAAGGACTTCGACCGGCTGCGCGGTTTCCTCGATCTGCTTCCCGCGGAGAGGAAGTTCGTGATCGAGTTCCGCCACGACAGCTGGTTCGAGGAGGACGTGTACGACGCGCTGCGCGCGCGTGACGTCGCCATGTGCGTTGCCGAGCAGGAAGAGTTCAAGTGTCCCATAGTGCCCACCGCGTCGTGGGGGTACTTGCGGCTGCACCGGTTCGACTATGGCGCGGCGGCTCTGGCGGAGTGGGTGAAATGCGTCGCCGGCCAGCCGTGGACCGACGCGTACGTGTACTTCAAGCACGACGAGGGAGTAGGGTCAGGACCGCCGGCGGTGGACGCTTTCGTCGCGGCGGTAAAGGCGCAGACGTGA